One genomic region from Oncorhynchus clarkii lewisi isolate Uvic-CL-2024 chromosome 21, UVic_Ocla_1.0, whole genome shotgun sequence encodes:
- the LOC139379029 gene encoding zinc finger and BTB domain-containing protein 38-like — translation MVSWLEVLDPLHAGLFLLRLNEQRLPAGPTLFCDVNLIATSDAKLAACCQYFRQLLLSTSSPPPTTPVLGSHHPPSTPSSRLIQGAELDLPNLQSCVLSNLLDFIYSSRVARKGSKGTRHLSEAGLSLRVPILTNLVEEEEEAEPGQMKGKSRQCRGGEAMMEGLMNDEADGPENAKITLSFPLSAALPAALTVHNHRPSSATSYPRRRHSSSASKASNEVSAWKLDATTTDKRRPFNPPQRDSSPSSSSASSSPSSSSSPMDLTALVKKDIKSPPPLFKAGLDSQFHRFPPRSSNGPLGGYPGEGHRLNNGTASPSKTAQILFNLSTVAYRGQGGRGTDRKEKTGKKGGRVGSPQVGTNLRPPNLHLSPPLPHPSESFTLPPHSSSTPPDGPEPELICGVCHRLFSSALSLTAHMRLHRGGRALSCQHCGKAFIHNKRLQSHEASCTHALNPALPSSIPLLPILAKEEPLEEGEVRVEGGQIVGASEEDMKPGKGKKGRGLLVRHEGDVSELVGDEDHFVKVVDGHVIYFCSVCERSYMTLSSLKRHSNVHSWRRKYPCHFCDKVFALAEYRTKHEVWHTGERRYQCIFCWEAFATYYNLKTHQKAFHGISPGLISSEKTVNGGYKQKVNALKFYRLLPMRSQKRPYKTYSDSLANSLLLPPSDPPAVPLPQPLDCSLPGSLDLHSLISCSLPKGVKPDPDEFPAGFPLSVGLEQGEIPTLPPSLTGMALGRVADRETESEQVDSCGSSSKASVRNKDKTPKVSGSPELGLSSVITYGHSKPSVIVHGTAAPSVIVHSNQVTSGAGKGPLSSPSPEASNSQTLPKVSAKPVKIHRESTESHRKRAKLVDSSDATEEGERRSETGRSHHKSRKGHSKSDSSSAKQPSTGSEGKGAGPLCQITVRIGEEAMVKRSISETDLKRDRSPPPSRAKRMDSSPHDSKEPRHSHHHHHKHRSHRSSSVEAEGERGGDGERENGEGDSRKKSPKATGKVREYYFRQEVRKQGQSEDDEDNLWRPYYSYKPKRKAPHAHKTKNWQRKLHYKRSLRLMRRAERLMDHVNKEDQEKEDGKMDEVEQEVGEVKDHMVQEEGEAPESFSTSSIPSKEKDKEGEEEIGEAHLKLADPPLVSPQPPLSTSVPPMDTKRRPWSDGSASECDTCGRWFSSSRKRDKHELSHLLEFVCLLCRAPFPSRDQLEDHQRAQHPKAPNPSSVPSRAGCQSRDEGMETETELTEVDRARERVILGKGSPSCLSRRSLARHTCPQCHKVCKTSSALNRHVRRHELSSSPEREKDETQTESKTAAAAETTVSTVSKDVDTTSDHVPIVHSVPVISYPIPETQHSCEAIEPLQCASQPSEVKAEHQTPTLCSGPELKELNELTTPIPDSEPSPQIIQPPPEIPTADRPTPSPSLCCSSALQGVLVMSSGAECLDYRTPRKKSLEGQNHRRTSPAPVTSPNMAPTLQMRISHTAAPLSVAMTTVPLQGVCGVKQEGDIVGKGQREGCGMGLLHHAGFKNSPVAQDLRVPPLSRSPSPNQAQDLTMSSILAREREVERERQREWEREMKRELEREQDMERELERGRQRERDMDRELERRKQREREMDRELGRRKHREREMDRELGRERQREREMERAQQSRGASLQEQPRDMEGTLLVPKEEPISPAPSPIHTPIQTAINSPPLQRRPSKFPSHFPTAMDLLMQANQQVAQSLRGTQGLQRFQLPPGSVSGSDRPSAHALLLPRDPPPSEEEPLDHSPTPSRDPHRGEVTARGYPMQDYPLPLIVQGGYRSGKKQEDNLLMSYPTGPLAFGPLGKMVPTGDLAKLPFYPDPYHLLYGPQLLAYPYNLATLPMALNMMAPGGDKVEPLPFLPALFNYAAAAGPYAGMAPHHLVGNPSLYNSSGGSSKKQRDNSNGKL, via the coding sequence ATGGTGTCCTGGCTGGAGGTGTTGGACCCCCTCCACGCAGGCCTCTTCTTGCTACGCCTGAACGAGCAGCGCCTGCCCGCCGGGCCCACCCTCTTCTGTGACGTCAACCTCATCGCCACCAGCGACGCCAAGTTGGCCGCCTGCTGCCAGTACTTCCGCCAGCTGCTGCTGTCGACGTCTTCCCCACCGCCTACGACTCCTGTATTAGGCAGCCACCACCCGCCGTCTACCCCCTCTTCCAGGCTCATCCAGGGGGCTGAGCTGGACCTGCCTAACCTCCAGTCCTGTGTGCTGTCCAACCTGCTTGACTTCATCTACTCCTCCCGTGTTGCCCGCAAGGGCTCCAAGGGGACCAGGCATCTGTCGGAGGCGGGCCTCAGCCTTAGGGTGCCCATCTTGACCAATCTGgttgaggaagaagaggaggcggAACCAGGGCAGATGAAGGGTAAAAGCCGGCAGTGCCGAGGAGGGGAGGCCATGATGGAGGGGCTGATGAATGATGAGGCAGACGGCCCCGAGAACGCTAAGATCACCCTCAGCTTCCCCCTCAGTGCCGCCCTGCCCGCCGCCCTCACCGTTCACAACCACCGCCCCTCCTCAGCCACATCCTACCCCCGCCGCCGACACTCCTCCTCGGCCTCCAAGGCGTCCAACGAGGTGTCAGCATGGAAACTGGATGCCACCACCACAGACAAACGGCGGCCCTTTAACCCCCCCCAGCGGGACAGCTCCCCGTCCTcttcctccgcctcctcttccccttcctcctcttcctctcctatggATCTTACCGCACTGGTCAAAAAGGACATCAAATCCCCCCCACCTCTTTTCAAAGCCGGTCTGGACTCCCAGTTCCACAGGTTCCCCCCCAGGTCTTCAAATGGGCCTTTAGGTGGTTACCCAGGGGAGGGTCACAGACTGAACAATGGCACGGCCTCACCCTCAAAGACTGCACAGATCCTGTTCAACCTGAGCACCGTGGCCTATCGGGGCCAGGGGGGGCGGGGCACAGACAGAAAGGAGAAAACAGGGAAAAAAGGAGGGAGGGTGGGCAGCCCCCAAGTTGGAACAAACCTACGTCCACCCAACCtccacctttctcctcctcttcctcacccctcTGAGTCTTTCACTcttcctcctcactcctcctccacccccccagaTGGCCCCGAGCCGGAGCTGATATGTGGGGTGTGCCACCGCCTCTTCAGCTCCGCCTTGTCTCTCACGGCCCACATGCGGCTGCACCGTGGCGGCCGGGCCCTCAGCTGCCAGCACTGTGGCAAAGCCTTCATCCACAACAAGAGACTGCAGTCCCACGAGGCCTCCTGCACGCACGCTCTGAACCCGGCCCTCCCATCTAGCatcccccttctccccatcctGGCCAAAGAGGAGCCCCTGGAGGAAGGGGAGGTTagggtggagggaggacagaTTGTGGGGGCAAGTGAAGAGGATATGAAGCCTGGGAAAGGGAAAAAAGGGCGAGGTCTCCTGGTTCGGCATGAAGGCGACGTGTCAGAGCTGGTGGGGGACGAGGACCACTTCGTCAAGGTGGTGGACGGCCATGTCATCTACTTCTGCTCGGTGTGCGAGCGCTCCTACATGACCCTGTCCAGCCTCAAGCGTCACTCCAACGTGCACTCGTGGCGCCGCAAGTATCCCTGCCACTTCTGTGACAAGGTGTTCGCCTTGGCCGAGTACCGCACCAAGCACGAGGTGTGGCACACGGGCGAGCGACGCTACCAGTGCATCTTCTGCTGGGAGGCCTTCGCAACGTACTACAACCTGAAGACCCACCAGAAGGCTTTCCACGGCATCAGCCCGGGCCTCATCTCCAGCGAAAAGACAGTCAACGGCGGTTACAAGCAGAAGGTCAACGCCCTCAAGTTCTACCGCCTGCTTCCTATGCGTTCCCAGAAGAGACCCTACAAGACCTACAGTGACTCCCTGGCCAACAGCCTGCTGCTGCCCCCGTCTGACCCCCCTGCCGTCCCCTTGCCTCAGCCCCTGGACTGCAGCCTGCCCGGCTCCCTGGACCTTCACAGCCTCATCAGTTGCTCTCTACCCAAGGGTGTGAAGCCTGACCCTGATGAGTTCCCTGCTGGCTTCCCCCTCTCAGTGGGCCTAGAGCAGGGAGAGATCCCCACACTGCCCCCCTCCCTAACAGGTATGGCCTTAGGGAGAGtagctgacagagagacagagtcagagcaGGTAGATAGCTGTGGCAGCAGCTCCAAGGCATCCGTTCGTAACAAAGACAAAACTCCCAAGGTCAGCGGTAGCCCAGAGTTGGGTTTGTCTTCTGTCATCACATACGGCCACTCCAAGCCCTCCGTCATAGTGCATGGCACAGCGGCGCCATCCGTCATTGTCCATAGCAACCAGGTCACCTCTGGGGCCGGGAAAGGCCCCCTGAGCAGTCCCTCCCCTGAAGCTAGCAACAGCCAGACTCTCCCCAAGGTCAGTGCAAAGCCTGTTAAAATTCACAGGGAAAGTACGGAGAGCCATAGGAAGAGAGCTAAATTAGTGGATAGTTCAGATGccacagaggagggggagaggagatcaGAAACAGGTAGGTCCCATCATAAGTCCCGCAAGGGGCACAGCAAGAGTGACAGCTCCTCAGCCAAACAGCCGTCCACAGGGTCAGAGGGCAAAGGGGCCGGGCCGCTGTGCCAGATCACGGTGCGGATAGGCGAGGAGGCCATGGTCAAACGCAGCATCTCCGAGACGGACCTCAAGAGGGACAGGAGCCCCCCTCCTTCCAGAGCCAAAAGGATGGACTCCTCCCCACATGACTCCAAGGAACCTCGccactcccaccaccaccaccacaaacacCGCTCCCATCGCAGCTCTAGTGTCGAagctgagggggagagaggaggagatggggagagagaaaatggagaggGGGACAGCCGGAAGAAAAGCCCAAAAGCCACGGGCAAGGTCAGAGAGTACTACTTCCGCCAGGAGGTGCGCAAGCAGGGGCAGAGTGAGGATGATGAGGACAACCTCTGGAGGCCCTACTACTCATACAAGCCCAAGAGGAAGGCCCCTCATGCCCACAAAACAAAGAACTGGCAACGCAAACTCCACTACAAACGCTCCCTCCGGCTAATGAGGAGGGCAGAGAGACTCATGGACCATGTGAATAAGGAAGACCAAGAGAAGGAGGATGGAAAGATGGATGAGGTGGAGCAGGAAGTGGGGGAGGTGAAAGATCACATGgtgcaggaggagggagaggcacCTGAATCGTTCAGTACTTCCTCTATACCTTCAAAAGAGAAGGacaaagagggggaggaagaaatcGGGGAAGCCCACCTTAAGCTCGCTGATCCTCCCCTGGTCTCTCCCCAGCCCCCATTGTCTACCTCAGTCCCCCCTATGGACACAAAACGCCGGCCCTGGTCCGATGGAAGTGCGTCGGAGTGCGATACGTGTGGCCGCTGGTTCTCCAGTTCCAGGAAGCGGGATAAACATGAGCTTAGCCACCTGCTGGAGTTTGTGTGCCTCCTCTGTAGGGCCCCCTTCCCTTCCAGGGACCAACTAGAGGACCACCAGAGAGCCCAGCACCCCAAAGCCCCCAACCCCTCGTCTGTGCCATCCCGAGCGGGGTGTCAGTCACGAGATGAGGGCATGGAGACAGAGACGGAGTTAACAGAGgtagacagggcgagagagagggttaTACTAGGGAAGGGAAGTCCAAGTTGCCTAAGCAGGAGGTCATTGGCGAGGCACACCTGTCCGCAGTGCCATAAGGTGTGCAAGACATCTTCAGCGCTAAACCGCCACGTGAGGCGCCACGAGTTAAGCAGCTCCCCGGAGAGAGAAAAGGATGAGACGCAGACAGAGTCaaaaacagcagcagcagcagagacaacAGTTAGCACTGTTAGCAAAGACGTAGACACCACGAGTGACCATGTTCCCATTGTTCACTCTGTCCCCGTTATCAGCTACCCTATCCCAGAGACACAGCATAGTTGCGAGGCCATAGAGCCGCTGCAGTGCGCGAGCCAGCCTAGCGAGGTGAAAGCAGAGCACCAAACTCCAACACTGTGCAGCGGCCCTGAACTCAAAGAACTTAATGAACTCACAACTCCCATTCCTGACAGTGAGCCCAGTCCTCAGATTATTCAGCCCCCTCCAGAGATCCCCACAGCTGACCGGCCGacaccatctccctccctctgctgctcCTCGGCCCTCCAGGGTGTGCTGGTCATGAGCAGCGGAGCTGAATGTCTGGACTACCGGACCCCCAGGAAGAAGAGTCTGGAGGGGCAGAACCACAGGAGGACCAGCCCTGCACCTGTCACTTCTCCAAATATGGCCCCGACCTTGCAGATGAGAATCAGCCATACTGCTGCTCCTCTGTCCGTTGCCATGACAACAGTGCCCCTCCAAGGGGTCTGTGGTGTGAAGCAGGAGGGTGATATTGTGggaaaaggacagagggagggatgtgggATGGGCCTCCTCCATCATGCTGGTTTTAAGAACTCACCAGTGGCCCAAGATCTCAGGGTCCCACCCTTGTCCAGGAGCCCCAGTCCCAACCAAGCACAAGACCTGACCATGTCCTCGATTCTagccagggagagggaggtggagagggaaaggcagagagaatgggagagggagatgaagagagagctgGAAAGGGAAcaggatatggagagagagttggaaagGGGGAGGCAGAGGGAAAGGGATATGGACAGAGAGCTAGAAAGgaggaagcagagggagagggagatggacagagagctAGGAAGGAGGAAgcatagggagagggagatggacagagagctgggaagggagaggcagagagaaagggagatggagagggctcAGCAGTCAAGGGGAGCATCACTACAGGAGCAGCCCAGAGACATGGAGGGGACCCTCCTGGTACCCAAAGAGGAGCCGATTAGTCCCGCACCGTCCCCGATACACACACCAATTCAAACTGCTATTAACAGCCCACCCTTGCAGAGGCGGCCCTCCAAGTTTCCCAGCCACTTCCCCACTGCTATGGACCTGCTGATGCAGGCCAACCAACAGGTTGCCCAGTCCCTGCGTGGCACACAGGGTCTCCAGAGGTTTCAGTTGCCCCCTGGGTCGGTCAGTGGCAGCGACCGCCCTTCTGCCCATGCCCTGCTGCTCCCCCGGGACCCCCCACCGTCCGAGGAAGAGCCCCTGGACCACTCCCCAACGCCATCGAGAGACCCTCACAGAGGGGAGGTCACTGCCAGGGGATACCCCATGCAGGACTACCCGCTGCCCCTCATCGTCCAGGGTGGCTACCGCTCTGGCAAGAAGCAGGAGGACAACCTGCTCATGTCCTACCCGACGGGGCCTCTCGCCTTCGGGCCGCTGGGGAAGATGGTGCCTACCGGGGATCTTGCCAAACTGCCGTTCTACCCCGACCCCTACCACCTGCTTTACGGGCCGCAGCTGCTGGCCTACCCCTACAACCTGGCCACCCTGCCCATGGCTCTGAACATGATGGCCCCCGGGGGGGACAAGGTGGAGCCGTTGCCCTTCCTCCCTGCCCTCTTCAACTACGCTGCTGCAGCTGGTCCCTACGCTGGCATGGCGCCACACCACCTAGTGGGGAACCCCAGCCTCTACAACAGCAGCGGCGGCAGCAGCAAGAAACAGCGGGACAACAGCAACGGAAAGTTGTAG
- the LOC139379030 gene encoding UDP-glucuronosyltransferase 2A1-like: MVSGKLLMSMALLILCGCQGTHSGNVLVFPGEFSHWLNMRVILEELVERNHSVTVLVCSASPSVNYTKPEGFSFKVYNVPFERHDLESLQEDFLNFWIYEAQNASMLQVGLKIREVLGSMTALHLNMCDAMFHNKELMDTLRQWEFDTVLSDPMMPCSDLMADALNVPFIISLRFTFGMTMERHCGQIPAPPSFVPAPPLTYTDQMSFFERVHNFVTYMIHSSFFSIHCLQTIDKYYSGIKGRPTTLCEILGKADIWLIRTYWDFEYPRPFLPNFKFVGGLHCKPAKPLSKAMEDFVQSSGDDGIVVFSLGSMIKNLTKERGNTIATALGQIPQKVLWRYSGEKPETLAPNTRVYEWIPQNDLLGHPKTKAFVTHGGTNGLYESIYHGVPMVGIPLFADQPDNIIHMKNKGAAVMVDFNKMTSKDLVDGLNSVINDPSYKASMMRLSRIHHDQPMKPLDTAVFWIEFVMRNKGAKHLRVEAHNLSWYQYHSLDVAAALLTIVALVIVVSIKTCIFCFRKCCKKTKSRQKTE, from the exons ATGGTGTCTGGGAAGTTGTTGATGTCCATGGCCCTCCTCATTCTCTGTGGGTGTCAGGGCACACACAGTGGTAATGTGCTGGTCTTTCCTGGGGAGTTCAGTCACTGGCTCAACATGCGTGTGATCCTGGAAGAACTAGTGGAGCGAAACCATAGTGTCACAGTGCTGGTTTGCTCTGCCTCACCTTCAGTCAACTATACCAAACCAGAGGGTTTCAGCTTCAAGGTGTATAATGTTCCTTTTGAGAGACATGATTTGGAGTCTCTCCAGGAGGACTTCCTAAACTTCTGGATATACGAGGCTCAGAACGCCTCAATGTTGCAGGTGGGCCTGAAGATCCGGGAGGTGTTGGGAAGTATGACAGCTCTACATCTTAACATGTGTGATGCCATGTTCCACAACAAAGAGCTTATGGACACACTGAGACAGTGGGAGTTTGACACAGTCCTTTCTGATCCAATGATGCCATGCAGTGACTTAATGGCAGATGCTCTTAACGTGCCTTTCATTATCTCGCTGAGGTTTACATTTGGCATGACTATGGAGAGGCACTGCGGGCAGATACCAGCGCCCCCCTCTTTTGTTCCTGCCCCCCCTTTGACGTACACAGACCAAATGAGTTTTTTTGAGCGGGTTCACAATTTTGTTACGTACATGATACATTCTAGCTTTTTCTCTATACACTGCCTACAGACCATTGATAAGTACTACAGTGGCATCAAGG GCAGACCTACGACTTTATGCGAGATCTTGGGGAAGGCAGATATCTGGTTGATACGGACCTACTGGGACTTTGAGTATCCTCGACCTTTCCTTCCCAACTTTAAATTTGTGGGAGGCCTTCACTGCAAACCTGCAAAACCCCTTTCAAAA GCCATGGAGGACTTTGTGCAGAGTTCAGGAGATGATGGAATCGTGGTGTTTTCCCTGGGATCCATGATCAAGAACCTCACTAAAGAGAGGGGAAACACCATAGCCACTGCATTGGGACAAATACCACAGAAG GTGCTGtggagatacagtggggagaaaccAGAGACTCTCGCCCCCAACACAAGAGTTTATGAATGGATTCCACAAAATGATTTACTTG GTCATCCAAAGACCAAAGCCTTCGTCACCCACGGTGGGACTAACGGACTATATGAATCCATTTACCATGGAGTCCCAATGGTGGGCATCCCCTTGTTCGCTGACCAGCCAGACAATATCATCCACATGAAAAACAAGGGAGCTGCTGTAATGGTGGACTTCAACAAGATGACATCCAAAGACCTTGTGGATGGCCTCAACAGTGTGATCAATGATCCATC GTATAAAGCAAGCATGATGAGGCTGTCAAGAATCCACCACGACCAACCAATGAAACCCTTGGATACAGCTGTGTTCTGGATCGAGTTTGTGATGCGTAACAAAGGGGCTAAGCACTTGAGGGTGGAGGCCCATAACCTGAGCTGGTACCAGTACCACTCTCTAGATGTGGCAGCTGCTCTGCTCACCATAGTGGCACTTGTCATAGTTGTATCCATTAAAACATGCATTTTCTGCTTCCGCAAGTGCTGCAAGAAAACTAAATCGAGACAGAAGACAGAGTGA